The following proteins are encoded in a genomic region of Triticum dicoccoides isolate Atlit2015 ecotype Zavitan chromosome 1B, WEW_v2.0, whole genome shotgun sequence:
- the LOC119302563 gene encoding endoglucanase 14-like: MVASARMLLVAAVVGFLATTACQAAQRDYATALTKSLLYFEAQRSGRLPPTQRVQWRGNSALKDGADHGVDLTGGYYDSGDNVKFGFPMAFTATMLSWSVVEHRGRLVAAGELGHALQAVRWGADYLAKAHARPDVLYVNVGDGDSDHACWERPEDMDTPRRSYLVNATHPGSDVAAETAAALAAASVAFTGPRGDSRYASTLLKHAKQLFQFAKNNRGLYQNSIPSARSFYSSSGDEDELLWAAVWLYIATGHHEYKAYIAGDNNVGGVRQSLSWDDKFVGAQALVAKLILQGKLPNNGRHAEMRSNVESFLCNVVQHGDGRSGRLTPGGMLYLQPWSNLQDVTTAMFVLVTHADHLAAARASLQCGGVRLPPAQLVSFARSQVDYILGKNPMKMSYMVGVGKRYPTQPHHRGASLPSLTNNPGKISCGKGSEYFHRSAPNLNVIDGAIVGGPDNNDHYDDSRGNYQQGEPSTYTVAPIVGVLARLLHN; encoded by the exons ATGGTGGCTAGCGCCAGGATGCTTCTCGTTGCCGCCGTGGTAGGGTTTTTGGCAACCACGGCGTGCCAAGCCGCCCAGCGGGACTACGCCACCGCGCTCACCAAGTCGCTGCTCTACTTCGAGGCGCAGCGCTCCGGCAGGCTGCCGCCGACCCAGCGCGTCCAGTGGCGCGGCAACTCGGCCCTCAAGGACGGCGCCGACCACGGG GTGGATCTTACCGGCGGCTACTACGACTCCGGCGACAACGTCAAGTTCGGGTTCCCCATGGCGTTCACGGCGACCATGCTGTCGTGGAGCGTGGTGGAGCACCGGGGCCGGCTGGTCGCAGCGGGGGAGCTGGGCCACGCGCTCCAGGCGGTGCGCTGGGGCGCCGACTACCTGGCCAAGGCGCACGCCCGCCCCGATGTGCTCTACGTGAATGTCGGCGACGGCGACTCCGACCACGCGTGCTGGGAGCGGCCGGAGGACATGGACACGCCCCGGAGGTCGTACTTGGTGAACGCCACCCACCCGGGCTCCGATGTCGCCGCCGAGACGGCGGCGGCACTGGCCGCGGCCTCCGTCGCGTTCACGGGGCCGCGCGGCGACTCCCGGTACGCGTCTACGCTTCTGAAGCACGCGAAACAG TTGTTTCAGTTCGCCAAGAACAACCGTGGCCTCTACCAGAACAGCATTCCATCGGCCAGAAGTTTCTACAGTAGCAGCGGCGACGAG GACGAGCTGCTGTGGGCAGCTGTCTGGCTCTACATCGCCACCGGCCACCACGAGTACAAGGCCTACATCGCCGGCGACAACAACGTCGGCGGGGTGCGGCAGTCGTTATCCTGGGACGACAAGTTCGTCGGAGCCCAGGCACTGGTCGCCAAG CTCATCCTCCAAGGGAAGCTGCCCAACAACGGCCGCCACGCCGAGATGAGGAGCAACGTGGAGAGCTTCCTCTGCAACGTCGTTCAGCACGGTGACGGCCGCAGCGGGCGGCTCACCCCGGGCGGCATGCTCTACCTGCAGCCCTGGTCCAACCTGCAGGACGTCACGACGGCGATGTTCGTCCTCGtcacgcacgccgaccacctggcgGCGGCAAGGGCTTCCCTGCAGTGCGGCGGCGTGAGGCTACCGCCGGCACAGCTCGTCTCGTTCGCCCGGTCACAGGTGGACTACATCCTTGGCAAGAACCCCATGAAGATGAGCTACATGGTTGGGGTAGGAAAGAGGTACCCGACGCAGCCGCACCACCGCGGCGCGTCGCTGCCGTCCCTCACGAACAACCCGGGGAAGATCTCCTGCGGCAAGGGATCCGAGTACTTCCACAGGTCTGCGCCCAACTTGAATGTGATTGACGGCGCCATCGTCGGAGGGCCTGACAACAACGACCATTACGACGATTCTCGGGGAAATTACCAgcaaggcgagccatcgacctaCACTGTCGCGCCCATCGTCGGAGTTCTTGCTAGGCTTCTGCATAACTGA
- the LOC119322987 gene encoding uncharacterized protein LOC119322987: protein MYILSSSLMWLPLQHTSLQGPRVGMIFYKAKPFPVWMMHMGMFLLVFGDVRREAGRADGDGALQQDHGAAQETQLWALRQEHYDPCSSRRRSASGYTWVSPPASSTSSPPRPPPHSPPPSLTMPLLRRGLLCPTCRQVEIVCVALVNKEHSCRKLRDEVRNRESCAELEEEVARLGTLLVKGSRTAVRTMPL, encoded by the exons ATGTATATCCTTTCAAGTTCACTGATGTGGTTACCACTACAACACACGTCCCTCCAAGGACCAAGGGTGGGCATGATCTTCTACAAG GCAAAACCATTTCCTGTTTGGATGATGCACATGGGTATGTTTTTGTTAGTTTTCGGTGATGTACGTCGTGAAGCAGGACGGGCGGACGGAGACGGTGCACTTCAACAAGATCATGGTGCGGCTCAAGAAACTCAGCTATGGGCACTTCGACAAGAGCACTATGACCCGTGCTCGTCGCGCAGAAGGTCTGCGTCAGGGTATACATGGGTGTCACCACCAGCCAGCTCGACGAGCTCGCCGCCGAGACCGCCGCCGCACTCACCGCCTCCCAGCCTGACTATGCCTCT CTTGCGGCGAGGATTGTTGTGTCCAACCTGCCGCCAAGTGGAAATAGTCTGTGTGGCGCTCGTAAATAAAGAGCATTCTTGTAGAAAG CTGAGGGACGAGGTTCGTAACCGAGAGTCATGTGCAGAGCTGGAGGAAGAAGTTGCGAGGCTTGGAACTCTCCTTGTGAAAGGCTCAAGGACAGCAGTGAGGACAATGCCTCTTTAG